The genomic interval taataaaataaaaaaaaaattttaataaaaatttcatcatcggtatgagaaagatactttctgtgcatctatcggcgtatttttttaaaatcgaccgttaaataagcacgctggactcgtttcgtgggtgtaaaaaagaggcgattttatagatgtttggcggctcctagctcatataaaaaataattaatcaaaaaaataaaacgatagatgcaccccaatggtggatatccatagcatattaaaaaaaatttgtctagtgccataattgagaaagggagaagtatagtacgtttgtatggacaaggcgctgctgtccagccctcttaatatcaacaaaacaaaatcaatggtaatatgtaaagaaaagacggatccattaaacctgagtgtgcgcggacaaatgattgaacaagtcgaacaatacaaatacctaggagcaatgatcaatacggacgtcagttccaaaatggagataagaagaaggatcgaaatagcaagaaatgccttcggcagcatgaaaaatgttttatgttgtcgaaggttgtctatgaaattgcgtttaagtcctgcactcctatgtttggtcggtgttgctgtacggatgcgaaacgtggacactgttagtggcatccatgaacaggatagagtcctttgaaatgtggtgttaccggaggatgctacagatctcgtggaaggagcatgtaagaaacgaaacagtcctccagcttcttcataaaaagagagagcttcttgacacggtgaagcgccgtaagatggaatactttggtcacattattcgcggccccaaatatcgccttctacaaacaatcatagaaggcaaacggtggcttgggagaaagaagctctcttggctctggaacatcaggtcatggatgggactcggtctcgaaaagctatttcggcttgcccatgatagggaagaattcgcacgggccataaacgatgtctaactatggtagtcgcctacgtctgaatacggattcggcattagaagaagaagaagaagaaatctAAAAGACCCGCATGCACCCTTGATACATATtgtgtaattaattgtatttcttcttcttcatatTGTGTACTTAATTGTATTTCAGGCCGATTGTGCAGTATTGATTGTGGCAGCCGGTACTGGTGAGTTTGAAGCCGGCATCAGCAAAAATGGTCAAACGCGTGAGCACGCCCTCTTGGCATTCACTTTGGGTGTGAAGCAGCTTGTCGTCGGTGTCAATAAGATGGATTCAACAGAACCACCCTACCATGAGGCCCGATATGAAGAAATCAAAAAGGAAGTGTCTTCGTACATAAAGAAGATAGGTTGGTATTGTCTCAATTTGATATTAAaggaactgtttttttttttttggtatttgtattaaatttttatatttgtttactcCAGGTTATAATCCGTCTTCTGTGGCATTTGTGCCAATATCTGGTTGGCACGGGGATAACATGTTGGAGCCGTCCGACAAGATGCCATGGTTCAAGGGGTGGACTATTGAGCGCAAGGAAGGCAAAGTTGAAGGAAAATGCCTCATCGAGGTTAAATTcacaattaaaatgaattttaaatcactttaatttaaattgctaATTGTGATGGTTCGTTTTTAGGCATTGGACGCCATTTTGCCTCCGTCGCGTCCGACGGAGAAGCCATTGCGTTTGCCATTGCAAGATGTGTACAAGATTGGTGGTATTGGAACGGTACCAGTGGGACGAGTTGAAACTGGAGTTTTAAAACCAGGTACACTTAAGTGGATTAGCTTAGAGTTTATCGAAGATTCGTACAGCTTAAAATTAAGATagaaccattgatgtataatacacatagatttgccctgacgtgtgattttgatcggagatcttgtcttcactaactgaggggtgcggggggtttaactagcggggaagttgggaaaaaaattgttttttccctacgacgcaacggtacctacctacctactaagagaaactgtgcatgcgccatgtattttgcatgcgccaaaagggagaccacacgtgagggcggatctagtgtattatacatcaatggatagaacctataatacatatgtacatgcacaatGTAACTTTCAAACGTcccaaaataaaaagtaaacaaatcgtaaaataattatttctacaTAAGATTCAAGAATAGGGAACTTAAAAATCTtgacaaaaaaaacatacatatgtaagtgtatttTTTGCAGTGTTTATAACCTTTATCAATAATGTGTAGCTTCATATTGTCTTcttaacacattcagcccggcgcatgatttcatacatttgcccgtgtggcggcactgtcacgcgtatcggcacccaattacgcatgacggcattaaatcactttatataatgagttgtccctaaatcttaAGAGCTTTATAGGGGTTTTAGTAttggggtgctcaatgaagtggaaccgtaaaattatagtctgctatagtactatccgcgtggccaccggtggtaAACGCCGGGTTCAACGTGTTAAATGAAATAGAATCAGTATTTAAGCTATGTTTTAGTTTCGAATTTTGAGTCTTTCTTCTCTCTTCGAATTTTGAGTAAATTCTGTTATAAgatgtgtacatataaaataaggaCGGTTTAGATTATAAATCGTTTCATTTACTAAGGCaattagttgggttaggtaaagatTTAAGCCCGAAACCTCAGGATTTATAAGTTCTAAaagtttaatttcaataatgaattataatatatataaaaaaggacGCGATGTTTTTGTGGGTATGTGCGGTGCATCGAAAAGTatagagattaaaaaaaaaaacaaattttacaataccaggagtatatgttgtgcctagagatatttaataaaataaacacacgcgaacgaggcgcacgaccaatcagcgtgaagtggtgACCACTTAACggttgaccaattagagcaacgacgatacattcgGACCAATTGGTGCATCTTAAGCTTCCGCTATTGTtatgctgatttaatttatgcgCATACATCAAGTCGGTGAACGCGAGTTAATTTATGCGCATACATAAGTTGTTGAATGCGATATAAcatatcgatgcggtgcaaacgatcgacaagcgccagacagactgaaccacagattaactgtacgtgtaccttatgcgtgcacactgctcgcacttacacaaagcgaaatctacccgaagtcccgacatacctaccctgtatacgttctgtgcttctgatactttagttccgaattttgccttattaaactcgccagaaagatccaactcagttttaatatttaccaatttaataattgcatctgtgcacatcgaaaggttactcgtcatctgatgtgcaatctatcattcgtgaagttgagaattgcgtttaaagcaggcatccagttaatctgtggttcagtctgtctggcgcttgtcgatcgtttgcaccaaacccataacatatgcatgtttaataataataataatagatggatacatacacacatccacaaagGCACACActaattcattcatcattttgaacggGTAAACGGGTTcgatcggtgagcgtgtaatgcgcacaCTCAACTTTTTATACGTGCGCGTGCGCGCttataaattacattacattatatttatatataacatataacttaattttaattcgtgtatcgatTCCTTTCAAAAACCACCCGTCGAAATCAAcaagcacaacactagtatatatgtacattgtttgctaaaatttcaaattgatttttgtatggttatgtatgtaatatttcaggctaatttattttcataatatattaattaaatccaATTTAACTTCAGGAATGCTAGTAGTCTTTGCACCAGCTGCCCTCACCACTGAAGTCAAGTCTGTGGAGATGCATCACGAAGCACTCCAAGAAGCTGTACCAGGAGACAACGTCGGCTTCAACGTTAAGGTTAGCaaacacaaatttcgctaataCCGTTATAcatggtgacacgacaactcgttcacagattttccgtaaaccgatgatgcgctccaggcattacgtatacggccatctctttctcaccccgtttgttcaccatgatctcgtttactctgccattacgtatgcagccatctctttcacagaccattttttcaccgataacagacggtctgtgaaagagatggctgcatacgtaatggcatagtaatcaagatcatggtgaacagacggggtgagaaagagatggccgtattcgtactgcctggagcgcatcatcggtttacggaaaatctgtgaacgagttgtcaggtaaccgttatacatatgtgaaataaaGCAAATAAATTAAACCGAATCATTCGATTTTAGAACGTATCTGTGAAAGAGTTGAGACGTGGCTTTGTAGCTGGTGATTCTAAGAACAACCCGCCAAAGGGAGCCGCGGACTTCACCGCTCAGGTAGCCTGTTATAAATTttcgaataataataaagattcAATGAGAAATAGTACTGATGGGTAATGTGCGCGAACAGGTGATCGTGTTGAACCATCCTGGTCAAATATCGAACGGCTACACGCCGGTGTTGGACTGTCACACTGCTCACATTGCGTGCAAGTTTGCTGAAATTCGAGAAAAGTGCGACCGTCGTACGGGTAAATGGTCTCAAATATTATGTtggttttgttttctttaaatcACAATCGTTcgatataaatgtaattttcttTTTAGGTAAAACAACTGAAGAGAATCCGAAGGCTATTAAGTCAGGTGATGCGGCTATTGTGTGCTTGGTTCCCACTAAGCCGCTGTGCGTTGAATCTTTCCAAGAGTTTCCACCATTGGGGCGATTCGCAGTGCGAGATATGCGTCAAACTGTCGCTGTGGGGGTCATTAAGGTagttgatttattaatattaaataactttttcaattatttttgcttgacacattcagcccggcgcatgatttcatacatttgcccgtgtggcggcactgtcacgcgtatcggcacccaattaaggtctgttcatacctatccagcacgacccgtatcttgcaggtgtcctgcaagtgcggatagtattatttggtacattatatggacgtattcatactccattcgcgcatgcgcatttacgcattctaaaaaatactgtccgtacttgcaggatacttgcaggatttgggtcgtgctggataggaatgaacagaccttaacgcGTGACagcattaaatcactttatataatgagttgtccctaaatcttcAGAGCTTTGTAGGAATTTTAGTGTCggggtgctcaatgaagtggaaccgtaaaaaTATAGTTtgctatagcactatccgcgtggccaccggtggtacacgccgggttgaCCGTGTTAAGATATAGTAaaaactagatatgaaatttcaattcaataaacgaAAAGGTTTCTGtggtaaaacataaaaaacctcgattctctagagtaaaagtattacttccggttcagataaaaatatttaaaaaataaagattattatttatattacatgtaaaaaaatttcagtccgatttagttagcggtttgggagataattgaattcaaaaacttaaaaaaaagtggacacctataaggggaggtaccatttccagtcaacttaaaaatttgaaaaaaataagataagaattacagtaaccgatactaagtttcagttcgatgggactaacgttgttcaaaaaatcccccaaaatacacaaacacacacacacactttttctagatcatgaaaacgtgatcagtaatcgattctgagttcgaatcagtaaaaatctcgattttgaattttcgcatgatcacaaaacttcatctattgttactcgatgcggtgcaaacgatcgacaagcgccagacagactgaaccacagattaactgtacgtgtaccttatgcgtgcgcactgctcgcacttacactaagcgaaatctacccgaagtcccgacatacacctaccctgtatacgttctgtgcttttgatactttagttccgaattttgccttattaaactcgccagaaagatccaagtcaattttaataattgcatctgtgcacattgaaaggttactcgtcatctgatgtgcaatctatcattcgtgaagtcgagaattgcgtttaaagcagccatccagttaatctgtggttcagtctgtctggcgcttgtcgatcgtttgcaccaaacccattgttactacgtacatagataaagtaaaaatatatattttttacattgatCAAGTAATTCCTTAACctgatttatttactattttttaccACTCTCTGTTTTTCCgatgttaaa from Arctopsyche grandis isolate Sample6627 chromosome 9, ASM5162203v2, whole genome shotgun sequence carries:
- the LOC143917071 gene encoding elongation factor 1-alpha-like, producing the protein MGKEKTHINIVVIGHVDSGKSTTTGHLIYKCGGIDKRTIEKFEKEAQEMGKGSFKYAWVLDKLKAERERGITIDIALWKFETAKYYVTIIDAPGHRDFIKNMITGTSQADCAVLIVAAGTGEFEAGISKNGQTREHALLAFTLGVKQLVVGVNKMDSTEPPYHEARYEEIKKEVSSYIKKIGYNPSSVAFVPISGWHGDNMLEPSDKMPWFKGWTIERKEGKVEGKCLIEALDAILPPSRPTEKPLRLPLQDVYKIGGIGTVPVGRVETGVLKPGMLVVFAPAALTTEVKSVEMHHEALQEAVPGDNVGFNVKNVSVKELRRGFVAGDSKNNPPKGAADFTAQVIVLNHPGQISNGYTPVLDCHTAHIACKFAEIREKCDRRTGKTTEENPKAIKSGDAAIVCLVPTKPLCVESFQEFPPLGRFAVRDMRQTVAVGVIKSVTFKEVSTGKVTKAAEKAQKKK